A region of the Methanobrevibacter ruminantium M1 genome:
AGGCAAATTCGTTAAGCTAGGCATTGGGCTCTTCAATACACACTCCCATAATGGGGACGGCAGAATAGAAGCATTATTGTCATGTGCTTTAGAGGCGGGAGCTGATTTAGAGACCCTAAAGGCAATAAATGCTTGTGTAACCACCAATGCAGTATTGGATATCTTGTATGAAAAGGAGCTATTGGATAAGACCATGGAAATATTAAATGATAGGATTCAGCATAGAATTGATAAAAGGGTGCCTCCAGAGGCGAATATTGGCTTTATTTGCTTTGCAAATAGTGGAGAGTATGAGGGCATCCTATTTGAAAGCGATAATGCGAAAGAACTAATGACAATTTGGAAAACTGATTAAATTTATTTATTCAGTTAATATATAGGCTTAATTAATTTTCAATTATTATATTTATTATTTATCAAATTATAATCATTAAATTATCATTAAAATTATTTAAAAGTAAAAGGAGAAAAATTATGATTCATTTTGTAGGTGCAGGAAGCGGTGCTGTTGATTTAATAACTGTAAGGGGAGCTAATCTCTTAAAAGAAGCAGATGTAATAATCTATGCAGGTTCATTAGTCAATCCGGACTTATTGAATTACGCTAAAGACTCCTGTGAAATTTATGACAGTGCTAAAATGACTTTAGATGAAGTATTAGATGTTATGTTTGAGGCCGAAAAGGAAAATAAGATGACAGTTCGTTTACACACTGGCGACTCCAGTATTTATGGAGCTATCCGTGAGCAGATGGACCGTTTGGATGAGGTGGAAATTGATTATGATGTTTGTCCTGGAGTCTCAAGCTTTTGCGGTGCTGCAGCATCTTTAAAGGCAGAATATACCCTGCCTGATGTAAGCCAAAGTGTGATAATCACTCGTATGGCAGGAAGGACTCCGGTTCCCGAAAAGGAAAGCATTGCATCATTTGCAGAGCATGGAGCAACCATGGTTATTTTCTTAAGCACAGGGCTTCTTAAGGATCTCTCTAAAGAACTTGTCAAGGGAAGATACACTGAAGACACCCCTGCAGCTATTGTCTATAAGGCAACCTGGCCTGATGAGAAGATTATGCACTGTACTGTTGGAACTTTGTATGAAACCGCTAAGGAGAATAATGTTACAAAAACAGCTTTAATAATCGTTGGAGATGTTTTAGACAGTGAGTATTCCCTTTCACGCCTTTATGCCGATGACTTTTCAACAGAGTTCAGACAGGCTAAAAAATAAGAATTAAAACCAATCAAATAATCAATGCTTATTTATAGAATTTATTGCACAAGAGGTAAAAATGAAGATATCAATCATTGGATTTACAGATAATGGCATGGAAATAGCCTATAAATTATCAAATTCCCTATCAGAGGATAATAATATAAGTTTCACTAGATGTGGAAAAGGAGAGTTATCTATTTGGACAGAAGAACATTTTTCAGATAGTGATGCTCTTATATTTATAGGTGCGATAGGAATAGCCTTAAGGGCAATTGCTCCTTACATTAAGACCAAAACAAAGGATCCTGCCGTTGTTGTAGTGGATGAATTGGGACAATTCTCCATACCTATTCTATCAGGGCATATTGGTGGAGCCAATGAATTGGCACTTCAGATAGCAGATATATTAAATGCAATTCCAGTCATTACAACTGCAACTGATATAAATAATCTATTTGCAATAGATACTTGGGCAAAAAGCCAAGGATTGAAGATTTTAAATCCAGAATGCATTAAACTGGTTTCATCCAAATTGCTGAAGGGGGAAACAATTCATATAAAATCTGATTATCCTATTCAGGGAAACTTGCCCAAGAAGGTCCAAATCAATGATTTAGAAGATTCTAATAGTGATTATGATGTCATAATCAGCCATAATGATTATAGTTATATGGAGAATAAGGATATATTGTTATTAATACCTTCAATAATTACAATAGGTATTGGCTGTAGAAAGGATATAAGTTTTGATAACATTGAAAGATCCGTTTTAAATATATTGGATAAGGAGAATTATCATATACTGTCTTTAAATGCAATTGCAAGCATTGATAAGAAGGCTAATGAAAAGGGAATATTGGAATTTGCAAGGAAATACAATCTGCCATTCAATACTTATAGTGCTGAAGAGCTGAACAGTCTTGAAGGAGATTTCACAAAGTCAGAATTTGTAAAAAGCGTTGTGGAAGTGGATAATGTCTGTGAACGTTCCGCAGTCATAGAAAGCAATGGAAACTTGATTAGAAGAAAGGACACTTGTGATGGTGCGGGAGTGACTGTTGCTTTGGCAATGATTAATCCTATTCTTTCATGGGATTGATTAAATTGATTATGTTCTTATATTGGATTGATTAGGTGATCATGTTATTTTATAGGATTGATTAGGTGATCATGTTCTTTTATGGGATTGATTAGGTGATCATGTTCTTTTATGGGATTGATTAGGTTGATTATGTTTTTTTATGGGATTGATTAGATTAACCATTATCTTAAGGGGAAAATTAGAATAATGTTTATAATAATTATTTAAGTGTCTATTGGAGGAAAAATAATGAAATGTGTGTCTGTTGTAGGTATTGGTCCTGGAAATGAGTTGTATCTTAGCATTGCAGCTAAGGAAACTCTTGAAGATTCAGACTTAATTGTAGGCTATAAGAAATATGTGGAGCTAGTAGAAGAATATTTGCCTGAAAAGGAGTATCTCTACACTGGAATGACAAAGGAAGTAGATAGATGTAAAATGGCTTTGGAAAAAGCATCTGAAGGCAATTGCGTATCTGTGGTCTGCAGTGGGGATGCTGGAGTATATGGTATGGCAGGATTGGTTTATGAATTGTCTGTAGATTATCCTGATGTTGAAATTGACATTGTTCCAGGCATAAGTGCTGTCTTAAGTGGTTCTGCAGTTTTAGGAGCTCCAATAGGACATGATTTTGCAGTAATCAGTTTATCAGATCTCTTAACTCCATGGGAATTGATTGAAAAGCGCTTGGCCTTGGCTGGAGAAGGAGATTTCTGCATTTGCCTTTACAATCCTTCAAGCCATAAGAGAAAGGATTATCTTAAAAAGGCCTGTGAAATATTATTAAAACATAAAAAGGAAGACACTGTATGTGGTTATGTCAGAAACATTGGAAGAGAAGGTGAAGAATATCATATATTAAGTCTTAAAGAACTTAAAGACACTGAAGTTGACATGTTCACTACAGTCTTCATCGGAAATGCAAATACAAAGGTAATTGACAATAAGATGGTAACTCCAAGGGGATACAAGGGAGTATAGCTTAGAAGGTGTGATTATGCACAAGATTGTTTTGTTTGGAGGAACTACAGAAGGACGTTTATTGACTGAATTCCTATCTCAAAATAAGGTTCCATCCATTGTCTGTGTTGCCACTGAATATGGGGAGAAAGTCTTGGATTATGAGCCCCCAGTCATAGTTCAGCCTAAAAGATTAAAGCCTGGCCCTATGAGAAAGCTATTTCAAGAGGAGCAGACCGAGTTTGTCTTTGATGCTACACATCCTTATGCAACTGAAATAAGCAAGCACATCAAGGAAGCCTGTGATGAAATGGGCATTGAATACATCCGAGTATTGCGAGAATCCATTGAGATTGAAGGTACCACTAAAGTTTCCAGCATGGATGATTTGATTGATTATTTAAACCAAACTGAAGGTTTGATATTTTCATCTATGGGAGCTAAGGAGGCTGAAGCTTTAACCGCTCTAGAGAATTTCCCTGAAAGGGTCTATTTGCGAATGTTGCCTTCTCCCGAAGGGATTGGCCATTGCCTAGATTTGGGATATCCTATGAAAAACCTTTGCGGAATGCAGGGTCCATTTTCAAAGGAATTTAATATGGCTCAATTTAAGGAAATTGGTGCAGACATACTAGTTACTAAGGAATCAGGCAATGTTGGAGGATTTTTGGAAAAAACCGATGCAGCTAAGGAATGTGGTATGGAAGTAGTTGTTTTAAGCAGATTGCTTAATGAAGAAGGCATTAGCGTTGAAGAGGCTAAAGATGCCATAATGAGTAAATGCTTAAGGCGTTAGTGTTGATGAGGCTAAAGAGGCCATAAGGAGTAAATGCTTATGAAGGAAATCAATATTATTGGAATGGGAATGAGTGAAAAGACACTCACTCATGAAGCTTTGGAACTCATTCACCATGCAGATATCTTAATTGGTGCAAAAAGATTAATCAATGAGTTTTCTAAACTTAATAAACCTAGTTTTAATGCTTATTTATCTGATGACATATTGAAAATAATAGAAGAAACCGATGCAGAAAAAATAGCAATTCTTGTTTCAGGAGATGTTGGCTTTTACAGTGCTGCGGAAAAACTGACAGATGTCCTAAAGGACTATAATCCTAATTTAATTACCGGAATCTCTTCAGTTTCCTACTTTTTTGCAAAATGCAGTCTTCCTTGGAAGGATGCAAATCTGATAAGCTGTCATGGGATAGATACAAATATAGTTTCATCAGTTCGAAGAAACAGGTATACCTTTGCATTAACAGGCAAAAACATTCCAGAATTGCAAAATGAATTGGTTAAATATGGCTTTGGCGATTTGAAGGTTTGGGTTGGAGAGAACTTAGGTTCAGAAGACGAATTCATCAATGATTGCAGGATTGATGATTTATGCAGTAGGGAATATGGCTCATTAACTGTTTTGATTATTGACAACCCTGATTTTGATTCTAAATCAAGAACAGGCATTCCAGATGAGGAATTCATTAGGGGAAAAGTCCCAATGACAAAATCAGAGGTCCGTGCAGTATGCGCATCTAAACTCTCAATAGGTCCTGACGACATAGCTTATGACATTGGATGCGGAACAGGCTCTGTAACAATAGAAATGGCTTTATCAGCATACAATGGAAAGGTCTATGCCTTTGATAAGAAGGAAGAGGCAATTAGTCTCCTAAATGAAAACTGCATTAAATTCCATATTGATAATGTTGAAGCAATTTGCGGATTGGCGCCAGACTGCTTAAAGGGTCTTCCTACACCTGATGTGGCCTTTATTGGAGGTAGTTCTGGAAACATGGATGAAATAGTTAATTATCTCTATCAATTAAACCCAAATATGAGATTTGTCATAACTGCAATAAGCATTGAAAATGCAATGGCTGCATTGGATTCATTAAAAGATATTGGAATAGAAGCTGAAATAGTTCAGGTGGCTGTCTCTAAAGGCAAGAAAATTGCAGATTTGCATATGCTGATTGCTCAAAACCCAATATTTATCATAAGTGGTGATGCCAATGAATAGGTTCTTAATATCTGGAACAAGCAGTAATTGCGGCAAGACAACAATCACAATGGCCTTGCTTGCAGCATTTAAAAACAGAGGTCTTGATATTGCTTCATTCAAGTCAGGT
Encoded here:
- the cobM gene encoding precorrin-4 C(11)-methyltransferase, whose protein sequence is MIHFVGAGSGAVDLITVRGANLLKEADVIIYAGSLVNPDLLNYAKDSCEIYDSAKMTLDEVLDVMFEAEKENKMTVRLHTGDSSIYGAIREQMDRLDEVEIDYDVCPGVSSFCGAAASLKAEYTLPDVSQSVIITRMAGRTPVPEKESIASFAEHGATMVIFLSTGLLKDLSKELVKGRYTEDTPAAIVYKATWPDEKIMHCTVGTLYETAKENNVTKTALIIVGDVLDSEYSLSRLYADDFSTEFRQAKK
- a CDS encoding cobalt-precorrin 5A hydrolase — protein: MKISIIGFTDNGMEIAYKLSNSLSEDNNISFTRCGKGELSIWTEEHFSDSDALIFIGAIGIALRAIAPYIKTKTKDPAVVVVDELGQFSIPILSGHIGGANELALQIADILNAIPVITTATDINNLFAIDTWAKSQGLKILNPECIKLVSSKLLKGETIHIKSDYPIQGNLPKKVQINDLEDSNSDYDVIISHNDYSYMENKDILLLIPSIITIGIGCRKDISFDNIERSVLNILDKENYHILSLNAIASIDKKANEKGILEFARKYNLPFNTYSAEELNSLEGDFTKSEFVKSVVEVDNVCERSAVIESNGNLIRRKDTCDGAGVTVALAMINPILSWD
- the cobJ gene encoding precorrin-3B C(17)-methyltransferase — its product is MKCVSVVGIGPGNELYLSIAAKETLEDSDLIVGYKKYVELVEEYLPEKEYLYTGMTKEVDRCKMALEKASEGNCVSVVCSGDAGVYGMAGLVYELSVDYPDVEIDIVPGISAVLSGSAVLGAPIGHDFAVISLSDLLTPWELIEKRLALAGEGDFCICLYNPSSHKRKDYLKKACEILLKHKKEDTVCGYVRNIGREGEEYHILSLKELKDTEVDMFTTVFIGNANTKVIDNKMVTPRGYKGV
- the cobK gene encoding precorrin-6A reductase, with amino-acid sequence MHKIVLFGGTTEGRLLTEFLSQNKVPSIVCVATEYGEKVLDYEPPVIVQPKRLKPGPMRKLFQEEQTEFVFDATHPYATEISKHIKEACDEMGIEYIRVLRESIEIEGTTKVSSMDDLIDYLNQTEGLIFSSMGAKEAEALTALENFPERVYLRMLPSPEGIGHCLDLGYPMKNLCGMQGPFSKEFNMAQFKEIGADILVTKESGNVGGFLEKTDAAKECGMEVVVLSRLLNEEGISVEEAKDAIMSKCLRR
- a CDS encoding bifunctional cobalt-precorrin-7 (C(5))-methyltransferase/cobalt-precorrin-6B (C(15))-methyltransferase translates to MKEINIIGMGMSEKTLTHEALELIHHADILIGAKRLINEFSKLNKPSFNAYLSDDILKIIEETDAEKIAILVSGDVGFYSAAEKLTDVLKDYNPNLITGISSVSYFFAKCSLPWKDANLISCHGIDTNIVSSVRRNRYTFALTGKNIPELQNELVKYGFGDLKVWVGENLGSEDEFINDCRIDDLCSREYGSLTVLIIDNPDFDSKSRTGIPDEEFIRGKVPMTKSEVRAVCASKLSIGPDDIAYDIGCGTGSVTIEMALSAYNGKVYAFDKKEEAISLLNENCIKFHIDNVEAICGLAPDCLKGLPTPDVAFIGGSSGNMDEIVNYLYQLNPNMRFVITAISIENAMAALDSLKDIGIEAEIVQVAVSKGKKIADLHMLIAQNPIFIISGDANE